A section of the Hyalangium minutum genome encodes:
- a CDS encoding efflux RND transporter periplasmic adaptor subunit, with the protein MTPFRTPSVARVLAAAVALGSALSLSACGKAEAAEQAPATGAAAAVPVVKLTESRTAQATPSEEVTGTLYPSQALQVGFEVGGRLETVLVKKGQAVKKGQVLATLNGEIADAQVAQAEAAVAAAEAGAAIAEDVATRTSKLQEAGGVSELQNRTSTTTAQQAKAQVLAAKAQLSQARAARRRHELKAPFAGTLIDAPEQVGATVAPGVPLFTLESLETLVLKTTVAQPVRGVLKPGSKVRVEAVGAGTSTDAAAVSLILPSADPATRRIPVEITVPNADGRFVAHTLAKAVLTVGELQDVHVLPVSAVSAANGGDHVYVVSSAGEVRRVDVQIIERRAREVVVKAASPLSKVIDYPTAGLQDGARVSVK; encoded by the coding sequence ATGACGCCCTTCAGGACTCCGTCCGTTGCCCGCGTTCTTGCCGCTGCCGTGGCCCTGGGCTCGGCCCTCTCGCTGTCCGCATGTGGCAAGGCGGAGGCCGCGGAGCAGGCACCCGCCACGGGCGCCGCGGCGGCTGTCCCGGTGGTGAAGCTCACCGAGTCCCGCACCGCGCAGGCCACTCCGAGCGAGGAGGTGACGGGCACCCTCTATCCCTCCCAGGCGCTGCAGGTGGGCTTCGAGGTGGGCGGCCGGCTGGAGACGGTGCTGGTGAAGAAGGGGCAGGCGGTGAAGAAGGGCCAGGTGCTGGCCACGCTCAATGGGGAGATCGCCGACGCCCAGGTGGCGCAGGCCGAGGCCGCCGTGGCCGCCGCCGAGGCCGGTGCCGCCATCGCCGAGGACGTGGCCACCCGCACCTCGAAGCTTCAGGAGGCGGGCGGCGTGAGCGAGCTGCAGAACCGCACCTCCACCACCACCGCGCAGCAGGCCAAGGCGCAGGTGCTGGCCGCCAAGGCGCAGCTGTCGCAGGCCCGCGCGGCCCGCCGCCGCCACGAGCTCAAGGCTCCCTTCGCCGGTACCCTCATCGACGCGCCCGAGCAGGTGGGCGCCACGGTGGCCCCGGGCGTGCCGCTGTTCACCCTGGAGTCGCTGGAGACGCTGGTGCTCAAGACGACGGTGGCCCAGCCGGTGCGCGGCGTGCTCAAGCCGGGCAGCAAGGTCCGCGTGGAGGCCGTGGGCGCGGGCACCTCCACGGATGCCGCCGCGGTGAGCCTCATCCTCCCCTCCGCGGATCCGGCCACCCGCCGCATCCCCGTGGAGATCACCGTGCCCAACGCGGACGGCCGCTTCGTGGCCCACACGCTGGCCAAGGCCGTGCTCACCGTGGGCGAGCTGCAGGACGTGCACGTGCTCCCTGTCTCCGCGGTCTCCGCGGCCAACGGGGGGGATCATGTCTACGTGGTGTCCTCCGCGGGCGAGGTGCGCCGCGTGGACGTGCAGATCATCGAGCGCCGGGCCCGCGAGGTGGTGGTGAAGGCCGCCTCGCCGCTGTCCAAGGTGATCGACTACCCCACCGCGGGCCTCCAGGACGGGGCCCGTGTCTCCGTGAAGTAG
- a CDS encoding efflux RND transporter permease subunit, whose product MLLSDVSIRRPVFTGMMCLCLTVLGLMGFNRLGTDLYPEMAFPFVVVNTVYPGAGPGEIETQVIKPIEDAVAGISGVETIHSWSRENLGTVAVQFSLNVELDASVQEVRDKVANVANELPLDAEAPVVSAVDIGAIPILTYTVSAELPSQELRKLVEDRIKPALAQLEGAAEVRITGGDVREIQVDIDLEKAKALGVTPIEIAQRIGMENLNLPAGRLQLAATELTVRALGQFRNVEELRALPVAKSRNGAQVRLDEVATVTDGVAERRTTARLNSRDAIIVELVKQPGANTVKVSDQVKKKLEEISPFIGHGFKATLLIDQSGLIRENAKEVWIALVFGGAMAVLIILCFLLDLRGTLISSLALPTSVVGTFFVMYLLGYTLNQMTLLALSLAIGLLIDDAVVVREAITHRLEKGEEPMSAASNGTKDVGLAVLATTFSLIAVFVPVGFMPGLVGQFFKQFGLTISVAVLVSLFISFTLDPALSARFAKARKPGEVHRHGAVASAIRNVLDGSERLYARILGWVLSNKWKTIGITLLVVVGSFAAASRLGMENLPAEDRSQFLVDLQLPDSASLAETEARTAQAEALIQRVSDVNDLYSIVGLNGDVYKARIRVLTQPKAARKRSLQDIKEEVRGLLTSGLIATQVNMSDPPMIEGLGDWYPIMLRVTGPDLAVVNAEAQRVAQTLREIPGTSDIRVEANPSKPELQIQIDRARSSDADLSAANLATQLRLAIGGEVAAKLREGTDETDIRVRLEEQDRATPEKVRQIEVYTPRGPRPVTDVAEVSLKDGPSVIEHENRQRTIAVISQVAPGAALGDIATKLRAAMAAKPLSAGYTLIYDGQIKSLDEQTAAFGSALGLSFIFIFMVLASQFESLKHPFTIMVALPLALVGALLALVVTGNHMSMGATIGIILLMGLVTKNAILLVDAALQNLRAGDSVDEALLKAGPRRLRPILMTSAAMVIAMVPTAVGTGLGSEFRSAMAIAVIGGVITSTFLTLLVVPVVFAGLERVGFRRKPRSGSGGGVTQAAQVTHVSPQSDDKAA is encoded by the coding sequence ATGCTCCTGAGTGATGTCTCCATCCGCCGGCCCGTCTTCACGGGCATGATGTGCCTGTGCCTCACTGTCCTAGGGTTGATGGGGTTCAACCGCCTGGGGACGGATCTCTACCCGGAGATGGCGTTCCCCTTCGTGGTGGTCAACACCGTCTACCCAGGCGCGGGGCCAGGCGAAATCGAGACTCAGGTCATCAAGCCCATCGAGGACGCGGTGGCCGGCATCAGCGGCGTGGAGACCATCCACTCCTGGAGCCGCGAGAACTTGGGCACGGTGGCGGTGCAGTTCTCGCTGAACGTGGAGCTGGACGCCTCGGTGCAGGAGGTGCGCGACAAAGTGGCCAACGTGGCCAACGAGCTACCCCTGGACGCGGAGGCGCCCGTGGTCAGCGCCGTGGACATCGGGGCCATCCCGATCCTCACGTACACCGTGTCCGCCGAGCTGCCCTCCCAGGAGCTGCGCAAGCTCGTCGAAGATCGCATCAAGCCGGCGCTGGCTCAGTTGGAGGGTGCCGCCGAGGTGCGCATCACCGGCGGTGACGTGCGGGAGATCCAGGTGGACATCGACCTGGAGAAGGCCAAGGCCCTGGGCGTGACGCCCATCGAGATTGCCCAGCGCATTGGCATGGAGAACCTGAACTTGCCGGCGGGCCGGCTGCAGCTGGCAGCCACCGAGCTGACGGTGCGCGCGCTCGGGCAGTTCCGCAACGTGGAGGAGCTGCGCGCCCTGCCCGTGGCCAAGAGCCGCAACGGCGCGCAGGTGCGCCTGGACGAGGTGGCCACGGTGACCGACGGGGTGGCCGAGCGCCGCACCACGGCGCGCCTCAACAGCCGTGACGCCATCATCGTCGAGCTGGTGAAGCAGCCGGGCGCCAACACGGTGAAGGTGAGCGACCAGGTGAAGAAGAAGCTGGAGGAAATCTCTCCCTTCATCGGCCATGGCTTCAAGGCCACGCTGCTCATCGACCAGTCGGGGCTCATCCGCGAGAACGCCAAGGAGGTGTGGATCGCCCTCGTCTTCGGTGGCGCCATGGCGGTGCTCATCATCCTGTGCTTCCTGCTGGACCTGCGCGGCACCCTCATCTCGTCGCTGGCGCTGCCCACCTCCGTGGTGGGCACCTTCTTCGTGATGTACCTGCTGGGCTACACGCTCAACCAGATGACGCTGCTGGCGCTGTCGCTGGCCATCGGCCTGCTCATCGACGACGCGGTGGTGGTGCGCGAGGCCATCACCCACCGGCTGGAGAAGGGCGAGGAGCCGATGTCCGCCGCCTCGAACGGCACCAAGGACGTGGGCCTGGCGGTGCTGGCGACCACCTTCTCGCTCATCGCGGTGTTCGTCCCCGTGGGCTTCATGCCGGGCCTGGTGGGCCAGTTCTTCAAGCAGTTCGGCCTCACCATCTCCGTAGCGGTGCTCGTCTCCCTGTTCATCTCCTTCACGCTGGACCCGGCGCTGTCGGCCCGGTTCGCCAAGGCGCGCAAGCCCGGCGAGGTGCACCGTCACGGCGCGGTGGCGTCCGCCATCCGCAACGTGCTGGATGGCTCCGAGCGCCTCTACGCGCGCATCCTGGGCTGGGTGCTGTCCAACAAGTGGAAGACGATAGGCATCACCCTGCTGGTGGTGGTGGGCTCGTTCGCCGCTGCCAGCCGCCTGGGCATGGAGAACCTGCCGGCGGAGGACCGCTCGCAGTTCCTCGTGGACCTGCAGCTGCCGGACTCGGCCAGCCTGGCGGAGACGGAGGCGCGCACCGCCCAGGCCGAGGCGCTCATCCAGCGCGTCTCCGACGTGAACGACCTCTACAGCATCGTCGGTCTCAACGGCGACGTGTACAAGGCGCGCATCCGCGTGCTCACCCAGCCCAAGGCGGCGCGCAAGCGGAGCCTCCAGGACATCAAGGAGGAGGTGCGCGGGCTGCTGACGTCCGGGCTCATCGCCACGCAGGTGAACATGTCGGATCCGCCCATGATCGAGGGGCTCGGAGACTGGTACCCCATCATGCTGCGCGTCACCGGCCCGGATCTGGCCGTGGTGAACGCGGAGGCCCAGCGCGTGGCGCAGACCCTGCGGGAGATTCCGGGCACCTCGGACATCCGCGTGGAGGCCAACCCCTCCAAGCCCGAGCTGCAGATCCAGATTGACCGGGCGCGCTCCTCGGACGCGGACCTGAGCGCCGCGAACCTGGCCACGCAGCTCCGGCTGGCCATTGGCGGAGAAGTGGCGGCCAAGCTGCGCGAGGGCACGGACGAGACGGACATCCGCGTGCGGTTGGAGGAGCAGGACCGGGCCACGCCCGAGAAGGTGCGGCAAATCGAGGTGTACACCCCGCGCGGCCCGCGGCCGGTGACGGACGTGGCAGAGGTGAGCCTGAAGGACGGGCCGAGCGTCATCGAGCATGAGAACCGCCAGCGGACGATCGCCGTCATCTCTCAGGTGGCCCCGGGCGCGGCGCTGGGAGACATCGCCACGAAGCTCCGGGCGGCCATGGCGGCCAAGCCTCTGTCGGCGGGCTACACCCTCATCTACGACGGCCAGATCAAGAGCCTGGACGAGCAGACTGCGGCCTTCGGCTCGGCCCTGGGGCTCTCGTTCATCTTCATCTTCATGGTGCTGGCCAGCCAGTTCGAGTCCCTCAAGCACCCCTTCACCATCATGGTGGCGCTGCCGCTGGCGCTGGTGGGCGCGCTGCTGGCGCTGGTGGTGACGGGCAACCACATGTCCATGGGCGCGACCATTGGCATCATCCTGCTGATGGGCCTGGTGACGAAGAACGCCATCCTCCTGGTGGACGCGGCACTGCAGAACCTGCGCGCCGGGGACAGCGTGGACGAGGCGCTGCTGAAGGCGGGCCCGCGGCGCCTGCGGCCCATCCTCATGACGAGCGCGGCCATGGTCATCGCCATGGTGCCCACGGCGGTGGGCACGGGCCTGGGCTCGGAGTTCCGCTCGGCCATGGCCATCGCGGTCATCGGTGGCGTCATCACCTCCACCTTCCTCACGCTGCTGGTGGTGCCGGTGGTGTTCGCGGGCCTGGAGCGCGTGGGCTTCCGCCGCAAGCCACGCAGCGGGTCCGGGGGAGGGGTGACACAGGCCGCGCAGGTGACGCACGTCTCGCCCCAGTCGGACGACAAGGCCGCCTGA